A single genomic interval of Eptesicus fuscus isolate TK198812 chromosome 10, DD_ASM_mEF_20220401, whole genome shotgun sequence harbors:
- the LOC103290344 gene encoding 40S ribosomal protein S15a-like, whose translation MVRLNVLADALKSINNAEKRGKRQVLIRPCSKVIVRFLTVMMKHGYVGEFEIIDDHRAGKIVVNLTGRLNKCGVISPRFDVQLKDLEKWQNNLLPSRQFGFIVLTTSAGIMDHEEARRKHTGGKILGFFF comes from the coding sequence ATGGTGCGCCTGAATGTCCTGGCTGATGCTCTGAAGAGTATCAACAATGCCGAAAAGAGAGGCAAACGCCAGGTTCTCATTAGGCCGTGCTCCAAAGTCATCGTCCGGTTTCTGACTGTGATGATGAAGCATGGTTACGTTGGCGAATTTGAAATTATTGATGACCACAGAGCTGGGAAAATAGTTGTGAACCTCACAGGCAGGTTGAACAAGTGTGGAGTAATCAGCCCCAGATTTGATGTGCAACTCAAAGATCTAgaaaaatggcagaacaacttGCTTCCGTCCCGTCAGTTTGGTTTCATTGTACTGACAACCTCAGCGGGCATCATGGACCATGAAGAAGCAAGACGAAAACACACAGGAGGGAAAATCCTGGGATTCTTTTTCTAG